In Ostrinia nubilalis chromosome 12, ilOstNubi1.1, whole genome shotgun sequence, one DNA window encodes the following:
- the LOC135076991 gene encoding scolexin B-like: MLARANPSVFAAALAACAALATARPDYANSNTNRYVPANNANLNAVLPLTSTDLANTPAAYLFEEPKTKSIPNETPRRVTEVTVTDEKGSENNIPTSILATTDNGETKATVQADGSAKPLFHPGSITGKPPGVNPSSSVETTVPSLFRDDSKPVNLRYPHAVLFGGTCGGTIIHPKWVLTAAHCTLFTGGRYVLAGTNNSDDGSGITKKVKKLHIHPLFTVGPYWLNAKNYNITQVAARWDFLLAELEEPFKLDGVNIAAVRLEDEIRQSPDMYVGYAGYGTEHHGGFMRSEMHAMHLRTQSDATCKKLKQYNPHDMLCARGYAPNYDSACNGDSGSGLVNGNQKLLGVASWVENDSIECRNGNLVVFAKVARAREWIRDIAGV, from the exons ATGCTCGCCCGCGCCAACCCGTCCGTGTTCGCGGCAGCGCTCGCCGCGTGCGCAGCTCTCGCAACCGCGCGCCCTGACTACGCTAATTCTAATACTAATA GATATGTACCGGCAAATAACGCGAACTTGAATGCGGTTCTTCCGCTTACCAGCACTGACCTAGCCAACACTCCAGCTGCGTATTTATTCGAGGAACCTAAAACAAAGTCAATTCCTAATGAGACTCCAAGGAGAGTTACGGAGGTTACGGTAACCGATGAAAAGGGATCAGAGAATAATATTCCTACCTCGATCCTGGCAACGACCGACAATGGTGAAACAAAAGCTACAGTCCAGGCCGATGGGAGTGCGAAGCCGCTGTTCCACCCAGGGTCCATCACCGGGAAACCACCTGGTGTGAACCCCTCCTCAAGCGTGGAGACCACCGTGCCGTCCTTATTCCGCGACGACTCGAAGCCTGTGAACCTGCGGTACCCTCACGCGGTGCTCTTCGGCGGAACTTGCGGAGGCACCATCATACACCCCAAATGGGTCCTTACAGCGGCTCACTG CACCTTGTTCACTGGAGGCCGCTACGTGCTGGCCGGCACCAACAATTCGGACGACGGCTCCGGCATCACCAAGAAGGTGAAGAAGCTGCACATCCACCCGCTGTTCACCGTCGGGCCTTACTGGCTCAACGCCAAGAACTACAATATTACACAG GTGGCAGCGAGATGGGACTTTTTGCTAGCGGAGCTCGAGGAGCCTTTCAAGCTGGATGGCGTAAACATAGCTGCAGTACGTCTGGAAGATGAGATAAGGCAATCGCCCGATATGTACGTCGGTTATGCGGGATACGGCACCGAGCATCATGGG GGCTTCATGCGTTCTGAAATGCACGCGATGCATCTGCGCACGCAGTCTGACGCCACGTGCAAGAAGCTGAAGCAGTACAACCCGCACGATATGCTCTGCGCGCGCGGCTACGCGCCCAACTACGACTCGGCCTGTAAC GGTGACAGTGGCAGCGGGCTGGTGAACGGCAACCAGAAACTACTCGGTGTGGCCTCCTGGGTGGAGAACGACTCCATCGAGTGCCGCAATGGAAACCTGGTGGTGTTCGCCA